The Phalacrocorax carbo chromosome 23, bPhaCar2.1, whole genome shotgun sequence genome includes a window with the following:
- the LOC104042536 gene encoding apoptosis facilitator Bcl-2-like protein 14, translating to MGVISIVPCRTAQHPGKAKNQAENVIFLHSNMQALTAEKPRWNAGNQPSGKILSLDRQEAKKVLEIYVRRSLSCCENSLVAKKRLQERAGGRGRKAGGIQRSESDFSKYSCAKLSPKKDRKEGPKAPDLDEALECDSKTPGEVPKEELKPKTKSTKNSSRGKTQRTWFKSFLNFLFKKSPEDQKENAGQKPKEKDAKAAHSSKPEGAKRPGVDSHTSPPLGRAPKRGPSLKRAFSFKKHAEEERGEAAAGARAKRPSCLPLRHIQAPASPGIRVSLPADVEQPDGYYARLSEEIGLIVQGSESKGSTARGCREPPRPASADGIDEAIRRIVTLLQSAGDELDRQVKEDARLRTFFSDMSYSSFKDLADAYVRKEMTASRPNVNPQEIQFALTVHLTAKVAGICNQAVNRIMGFGTRYLEDSFAPLSYSKILQDKEKFSTDNCESPD from the exons ATGGGGGTGATTTCCATTGTGCCCTGCCGGACCGCGCAGCATCCGGGGAAAGCAAAAAATCAagctgaaaatgtcattttcctcCACAGCAACATGCAAGCTCTGACTGCAGAGAAACCTCGGTGGAATGCAGGGAATCAGCCGTCGGGGAAGATCCTCTCACTGGACAGGCAAGAGGCCAAGAAAGTGCTGGAGATCTATGTCAGGCGCTCGCTGAGCTGCTGCGAAAACTCACTGGTGGCCAAAAAAAGGCTTCAGGAGAGAGCTGGCGGGCgggggaggaaggcaggtgGGATACAACGGTCGGAAAGCGACTTCTCCAAGTATTCGTGTGCCAAACTCAGCCCCAAGAAGGACCGGAAGGAGGGACCCAAAGCACCAGACCTGGATGAGGCTCTGGAATGTGACAGCAAAACTCCTGGGGAAGTCCCTAAAGAGGAGCTGAAGCCCAAGACGAAAAGCACAAAAAACTCCTCCCGGGGCAAAACCCAACGCACCTGGTTCAAAAGTTTCTTGAATTTCCTCTTCAAGAAGAGCCCTGAGGACCAGAAGGAAAACGCAGGGCAGAAACCAAAGGAGAAAGATGCCAAAGCTGCTCACAGCTCCAAACCAGAAGGGGCTAAAAGACCTGGAGTGGACTCGCACACGTCCCCACCACTGGGCAGAGCCCCAAAGAGGGGGCCCAGCCTCAAGAGGGCTTTCTCCTTCAAGAAGCATGCGGAGGAGGAGcggggagaggcagcagctggggcgAGGGCCAAGAGACCCAGCTGCCTTCCCCTGCGGCACATCCAGGCGCCGGCCTCACCAG GAATACGTGTTTCTCTTCCAGCAGACGTGGAGCAGCCCGACGGTTACTACGCACGGCTCTCAGAAGAGATCGGGCTGATCGTGCAGGGCAGCGAGAGCAAGGGGAGCACAGCACGCGGATGCAGGGAGCCACCGCGTCCGGCCAGCGCCGACGGGATCG ATGAAGCCATCAGGAGAATTGTCACCCTGCTCCAGAGCGCAGGAGATGAGCTGGACAGGCAG GTGAAGGAAGACGCACGGCTACGGACGTTCTTCAGCGATATGTCCTACAGCTCCTTCAAGGACTTGGCTGACGCCTACGTCCGCAAGGAGATGACGGCCAGCAGACCCAACGTCAACCCCCAAGAGATCCAGTTTGCCTTAACAGTGCACCTCACGGCCAAGGTGGCGGGCATCTGCAACCAGGCGGTGAACAGGATCATGGGCTTCGGCACCCGCTACCTGGAAGATTCGTTTGCACCCTTGTCCTACAGCAAAATTCTCCAG GACAAAGAAAAGTTCAGCACAGACAACTGCGAGAGCCCGGACTGA
- the ETV7 gene encoding transcription factor ETV7 isoform X1 — protein MQGKVAVSSSSPTVAASLPPPSQPRHAPISEGEIFKLPGRLRIQPSLWSKDDVIHWLRWAEKEYSLRQTDESKFEMNGKALCILTKDDFRYRAPSSGDVLYEILHYIKTQRRALVCSPLVNSPFRETRSTEKGTDCSAEAAPVAVFSCLGCVEQPVSHSCSEPLNLSHHSPEGSCRADPIGSFPTAFLAPVDGKIADCRLLWEYVYQLLSDSRYEPYIKWEDKEAKVFRVVNPNGLAQLWGNHKNRMNMTYEKMSRALRHYYKLNIIKKEPGQKLLFRFLKTPGEIIHEKSSKLEQLEDEDHEDLKEGNL, from the exons ATGCAG GGTAAAGTGGCAGTCAGCTCATCCAGCCCCACCGTCGCAGCTTCCTTACCACCCCCGTCCCAGCCCAGACACGCGCCCATCAGCGAGGGGGAGATCTTCAAGCTTCCAGGCAGGCTGA GAATCCAGCCCTCGCTGTGGAGCAAGGATGACGTGATACACTGGCTAAGATGGGCTGAGAAAGAGTATTCCCTTCGGCAAACCGACGAAAGCAAGTTTGAAATGAACGGCAAAGCCCTGTGCATCCTCACCAAGGATGACTTCAGATACCGAGCTCCGAGCTCAG GTGATGTGTTATATGAAATACTCCATTACATTAAAACTCAAAGAAGAGCTCTGGTGTGTAGCCCTTTGGTGAACTCACCCTTCAGGGAAACCAGGAGCACAGAGAAAG ggacaGACTGTAGTGCTGAGGCTGCCCCGGTTGCTGTTTTCTCCTGCCTGGGTTGTGTAGAACAGCCTGTGTCTCACAGCTGCTCAGAGCCACTGAACCTCTCCCATCACAGCCCAgagggcagctgcagggcagatCCCATTGGCTCTTTTCCTACAGCCTTCTTGGCCCCAGTGGATGGGAAAATTGCAG ACTGCAGGTTGCTGTGGGAATACGTGTACCAGCTCCTCTCTGACAGCCGCTATGAGCCTTACATCAAGTGGGAGGACAAGGAAGCCAAGGTCTTCCGGGTCGTTAACCCAAATGGACTTGCCCAGCTCTGGGGGAACCACAAG AACCGAATGAACATGACGTACGAAAAGATGTCTCGAGCTCTCAGACATTACTACAAGCTTAACATCATCAAAAAGGAGCCAGGGCAAAAGCTGTTGTTCAG gTTTTTGAAGACTCCTGGGGAGATCATCCATGAGAAATCCAGTAAactggagcagctggaggatgAGGACCATGAGGAtttgaaagaaggaaatcttTGA
- the ETV7 gene encoding transcription factor ETV7 isoform X3 produces MQGKVAVSSSSPTVAASLPPPSQPRHAPISEGEIFKLPGRLSDVLYEILHYIKTQRRALVCSPLVNSPFRETRSTEKGTDCSAEAAPVAVFSCLGCVEQPVSHSCSEPLNLSHHSPEGSCRADPIGSFPTAFLAPVDGKIADCRLLWEYVYQLLSDSRYEPYIKWEDKEAKVFRVVNPNGLAQLWGNHKNRMNMTYEKMSRALRHYYKLNIIKKEPGQKLLFRFLKTPGEIIHEKSSKLEQLEDEDHEDLKEGNL; encoded by the exons ATGCAG GGTAAAGTGGCAGTCAGCTCATCCAGCCCCACCGTCGCAGCTTCCTTACCACCCCCGTCCCAGCCCAGACACGCGCCCATCAGCGAGGGGGAGATCTTCAAGCTTCCAGGCAGGCTGA GTGATGTGTTATATGAAATACTCCATTACATTAAAACTCAAAGAAGAGCTCTGGTGTGTAGCCCTTTGGTGAACTCACCCTTCAGGGAAACCAGGAGCACAGAGAAAG ggacaGACTGTAGTGCTGAGGCTGCCCCGGTTGCTGTTTTCTCCTGCCTGGGTTGTGTAGAACAGCCTGTGTCTCACAGCTGCTCAGAGCCACTGAACCTCTCCCATCACAGCCCAgagggcagctgcagggcagatCCCATTGGCTCTTTTCCTACAGCCTTCTTGGCCCCAGTGGATGGGAAAATTGCAG ACTGCAGGTTGCTGTGGGAATACGTGTACCAGCTCCTCTCTGACAGCCGCTATGAGCCTTACATCAAGTGGGAGGACAAGGAAGCCAAGGTCTTCCGGGTCGTTAACCCAAATGGACTTGCCCAGCTCTGGGGGAACCACAAG AACCGAATGAACATGACGTACGAAAAGATGTCTCGAGCTCTCAGACATTACTACAAGCTTAACATCATCAAAAAGGAGCCAGGGCAAAAGCTGTTGTTCAG gTTTTTGAAGACTCCTGGGGAGATCATCCATGAGAAATCCAGTAAactggagcagctggaggatgAGGACCATGAGGAtttgaaagaaggaaatcttTGA
- the ETV7 gene encoding transcription factor ETV7 isoform X2, with translation MQGKVAVSSSSPTVAASLPPPSQPRHAPISEGEIFKLPGRLRIQPSLWSKDDVIHWLRWAEKEYSLRQTDESKFEMNGKALCILTKDDFRYRAPSSGTDCSAEAAPVAVFSCLGCVEQPVSHSCSEPLNLSHHSPEGSCRADPIGSFPTAFLAPVDGKIADCRLLWEYVYQLLSDSRYEPYIKWEDKEAKVFRVVNPNGLAQLWGNHKNRMNMTYEKMSRALRHYYKLNIIKKEPGQKLLFRFLKTPGEIIHEKSSKLEQLEDEDHEDLKEGNL, from the exons ATGCAG GGTAAAGTGGCAGTCAGCTCATCCAGCCCCACCGTCGCAGCTTCCTTACCACCCCCGTCCCAGCCCAGACACGCGCCCATCAGCGAGGGGGAGATCTTCAAGCTTCCAGGCAGGCTGA GAATCCAGCCCTCGCTGTGGAGCAAGGATGACGTGATACACTGGCTAAGATGGGCTGAGAAAGAGTATTCCCTTCGGCAAACCGACGAAAGCAAGTTTGAAATGAACGGCAAAGCCCTGTGCATCCTCACCAAGGATGACTTCAGATACCGAGCTCCGAGCTCAG ggacaGACTGTAGTGCTGAGGCTGCCCCGGTTGCTGTTTTCTCCTGCCTGGGTTGTGTAGAACAGCCTGTGTCTCACAGCTGCTCAGAGCCACTGAACCTCTCCCATCACAGCCCAgagggcagctgcagggcagatCCCATTGGCTCTTTTCCTACAGCCTTCTTGGCCCCAGTGGATGGGAAAATTGCAG ACTGCAGGTTGCTGTGGGAATACGTGTACCAGCTCCTCTCTGACAGCCGCTATGAGCCTTACATCAAGTGGGAGGACAAGGAAGCCAAGGTCTTCCGGGTCGTTAACCCAAATGGACTTGCCCAGCTCTGGGGGAACCACAAG AACCGAATGAACATGACGTACGAAAAGATGTCTCGAGCTCTCAGACATTACTACAAGCTTAACATCATCAAAAAGGAGCCAGGGCAAAAGCTGTTGTTCAG gTTTTTGAAGACTCCTGGGGAGATCATCCATGAGAAATCCAGTAAactggagcagctggaggatgAGGACCATGAGGAtttgaaagaaggaaatcttTGA